The following proteins are co-located in the Desulfoscipio sp. XC116 genome:
- a CDS encoding ABC transporter ATP-binding protein — translation MIKKIFQSMTSQGKFLLTLSIVLFTLYALSGTAMMLLLLDMIEKIIAGQEMTLSHYWLGLIGLVVFKAVCNAAADLAKHFAGFDIGESTQKSILLRLKCFSLGFYTKERVGEISTIIQKDVTNLMTIVAHMWSRMISDFVVAVILGIGLFIVDWRMGLAMVSLLPIALLLLVYGLKSGQALQKESQDDLADMVSLFVEYVKGIPLLKAFSESSRFQTRLRQSTERFGESSKKISKSFAVILGRYSLFVELCFAVLATVGAYLLLGAELSVFDYLIFVIISREFYKPFAGMEGHYLNYIKVTDSYRRTQTLLDAPIIEVPQNPKQPKSFDIGFENVGFFYAKGEFELKNASFRLKEGTLTALVGPSGSGKTTVTNLLLRFWEPQRGSIRVGGVDIREMDYDELLGNISIVMQNVMLFADTIEGNIKVGNRNATRKDVIAAAQKAMIHDFIVSLPQGYDTPVGENGVGLSGGQKQRVSIARAFLKNAPIVILDEITSNVDPVNEAKIQRAISNLAQNRTVLVIAHHLRTIRTADNILVFNEGEIVQAGVHDELIKQDGLYNTLWRSQEEAKEWKLTGA, via the coding sequence ATGATTAAAAAAATATTTCAGAGCATGACGTCGCAAGGCAAGTTTCTGCTGACCCTTTCAATTGTACTTTTTACGCTGTATGCGCTATCCGGAACAGCCATGATGCTGCTGCTCCTGGACATGATAGAAAAAATAATAGCGGGACAGGAAATGACCCTCTCTCACTATTGGCTGGGGCTAATCGGCCTGGTGGTATTCAAAGCCGTATGCAATGCGGCGGCAGACCTGGCTAAGCATTTTGCCGGTTTTGATATTGGTGAATCAACACAAAAGAGCATTCTTCTGCGGCTGAAATGCTTTTCCCTCGGGTTCTATACAAAGGAGCGCGTGGGTGAAATCAGCACAATCATTCAGAAGGACGTTACCAATCTGATGACCATTGTGGCGCATATGTGGTCGCGCATGATCAGCGACTTTGTTGTGGCGGTCATCCTCGGCATCGGGCTTTTTATCGTGGACTGGCGGATGGGCCTGGCGATGGTTTCCCTTCTTCCCATAGCGCTTCTGTTGCTGGTATACGGCCTAAAATCGGGCCAGGCTCTGCAGAAAGAATCGCAGGATGACCTGGCCGATATGGTCAGCCTGTTTGTGGAGTATGTGAAGGGCATCCCGCTTCTTAAAGCTTTCTCTGAAAGTTCGAGATTTCAAACTAGATTGAGGCAAAGCACCGAGCGGTTTGGGGAGAGCAGTAAGAAGATATCAAAATCCTTCGCGGTGATCTTAGGCAGATATTCCCTGTTCGTGGAGCTCTGCTTTGCCGTACTGGCAACGGTTGGCGCCTACCTCCTTTTAGGAGCGGAATTATCCGTCTTTGATTATCTGATCTTTGTCATCATCAGCCGCGAGTTTTACAAGCCCTTTGCGGGCATGGAGGGGCATTATCTGAATTACATCAAGGTGACGGACAGCTACCGGCGTACCCAAACCTTGCTTGACGCCCCAATCATAGAAGTCCCCCAAAATCCAAAGCAACCCAAGAGCTTTGATATTGGATTTGAAAATGTCGGCTTTTTCTATGCAAAGGGAGAGTTTGAGCTGAAAAACGCGAGCTTCCGGCTGAAGGAGGGAACGCTTACCGCCCTCGTCGGGCCTTCCGGCTCCGGCAAGACCACCGTGACAAATCTTCTTTTGCGCTTCTGGGAGCCGCAAAGGGGTTCGATCCGCGTCGGCGGCGTTGACATTCGGGAAATGGACTACGACGAGCTGCTCGGAAATATCAGCATCGTGATGCAGAACGTCATGCTCTTTGCCGACACGATAGAAGGAAATATTAAGGTCGGGAACCGCAACGCCACAAGAAAGGATGTCATTGCGGCCGCACAAAAGGCCATGATCCACGACTTTATTGTAAGCTTGCCTCAGGGGTATGACACACCCGTGGGGGAAAACGGCGTCGGCCTTTCGGGCGGCCAGAAGCAGCGGGTTTCCATTGCCCGGGCGTTTCTGAAGAACGCGCCCATTGTTATTCTGGACGAGATCACCAGCAATGTTGACCCCGTCAACGAAGCGAAAATCCAGCGGGCCATCAGCAATCTTGCTCAAAACCGGACAGTTCTTGTCATTGCTCATCATCTTCGCACCATCCGCACGGCAGACAATATCCTTGTCTTTAACGAGGGAGAGATCGTCCAGGCGGGCGTCCATGACGAGCTAATCAAGCAAGACGGGCTGTACAATACTCTCTGGCGGTCGCAGGAGGAGGCGAAGGAATGGAAGCTGACCGGGGCTTAA